One genomic window of Sphingomonas ginsengisoli An et al. 2013 includes the following:
- the hutI gene encoding imidazolonepropionase, protein MWDRLLTDCNVCTMIPAKGDPLGIVRNAAIAIADGRIIRIGKRTDMAGMKVGEVVPMNGLWVTPGLIDCHTHLVFGGTRAREHALRRMGASYEEIAEAGGGIASTIAATAAASDEELFTSARRRLRALMAGGCTTVEVKSGYGSDVASELRLLRVAQALAESEPVRIAPTLLALHALPKGADRKAFVAQAIDELVPAVAEARLATSVDGFCEGIGFLPHEIERLFVAAEDHGLRVKLHAEQLSNRGGAKLAARYHALSADHLEHLDEAGAAAMAAADTVAVLLPGAFYALQETHKPPVQLLRDHAIPIAIATDCNPGTSPLLNPQLAMNMACTLFGLTPEEALAGMTVHAAQALGIDDQVGTLAPGKVADLVAWDIAEPAELGYWIGLSGPARRMLAGVDC, encoded by the coding sequence ATGTGGGACCGGCTCCTCACCGACTGCAACGTCTGCACCATGATCCCGGCCAAGGGCGACCCGCTGGGCATCGTCCGCAATGCCGCCATCGCCATCGCCGACGGCCGCATCATCCGCATCGGCAAGCGCACCGACATGGCCGGCATGAAGGTCGGCGAGGTGGTGCCGATGAACGGCCTGTGGGTCACCCCGGGGCTGATCGACTGCCACACCCACCTCGTCTTCGGCGGCACCCGCGCCCGCGAACATGCACTGCGGCGGATGGGCGCAAGCTACGAGGAGATCGCCGAGGCCGGGGGCGGGATCGCCTCGACCATCGCCGCCACCGCTGCCGCCAGCGACGAGGAACTGTTCACCAGCGCCCGCCGCCGCCTCCGTGCGCTGATGGCCGGTGGCTGCACCACGGTCGAGGTCAAGTCGGGCTATGGCAGCGATGTCGCTTCCGAGCTGCGCCTGCTGCGCGTCGCCCAGGCGCTGGCGGAGAGCGAGCCGGTCCGCATCGCCCCGACCTTGCTCGCGCTTCACGCCCTCCCCAAGGGCGCCGACCGCAAGGCCTTCGTCGCCCAGGCGATCGACGAGCTCGTCCCCGCCGTCGCCGAAGCCAGGCTCGCCACCAGCGTCGATGGTTTCTGCGAGGGCATCGGCTTCCTCCCCCATGAGATCGAGCGGCTGTTCGTCGCCGCCGAGGACCATGGCCTCCGCGTCAAGCTCCACGCCGAGCAACTCAGCAACCGCGGCGGGGCGAAGCTCGCCGCGCGCTACCACGCCCTCTCGGCCGACCATCTCGAGCATCTCGACGAGGCCGGTGCGGCGGCGATGGCGGCTGCGGACACCGTCGCGGTGCTGCTTCCGGGCGCCTTTTACGCGCTCCAGGAAACGCACAAGCCGCCGGTCCAGCTGCTGCGCGACCACGCCATCCCGATCGCCATCGCCACCGACTGCAACCCCGGCACCTCGCCGCTGCTCAATCCCCAGCTCGCGATGAACATGGCCTGCACCCTGTTCGGCCTGACCCCCGAGGAAGCGCTCGCCGGCATGACCGTCCACGCCGCCCAGGCGCTCGGCATCGACGACCAGGTCGGCACGCTCGCCCCCGGCAAGGTCGCCGATCTCGTCGCCTGGGACATCGCCGAGCCGGCCGAGCTCGGCTACTGGATCGGCCTGTCCGGACCCGCGCGGCGGATGCTCGCTGGGGTGGATTGTTGA
- the hutU gene encoding urocanate hydratase yields the protein MTDQRRDNSRRIRARRGSDIKAKSWLTEAAVRMLQNNLDDEVAEDPQSLVVYGGIGRAARNWAAYDKIVETLERLNEDETLLVQSGKPVGVFRTHPDAPRVLLANSNLVPKWATWEHFNELDRAGLMMYGQMTAGSWIYIGTQGIVQGTYETFAEMGRQHYGGDLRGKWILTAGLGGMGGAQPLAAVMAGAHCIAIECQETRIEKRLETRYLDRRAATIDEALEIIGNASEPTSVGLLGNAAELIPEMLARGIRPDALTDQTSAHDPANGYLPIGWTVAKWLDMRERDPAAVAQAARIAMARHVEAMLSYRAMGVPVFDYGNNIRQEAKDTGVEHAFDFPGFVPAYVRPLFCRGIGPFRWCALSGDPEDIYKTDQRVKELIPDDPHLHRWLDMARERIAFQGLPARICWVGLGQRHRLGLAFNEMVRNGEVSAPIVIGRDHLDSGSVASPNRETESMQDGSDAVSDWPLLNALLNTASGATWVSLHHGGGVGMGYSQHAGMVIVADGTDAAARRLERVLWNDPATGVMRHADAGYAIAQDCAREQGLDLPML from the coding sequence ATGACCGACCAACGCCGCGACAATAGCCGCCGCATCCGCGCCCGCCGCGGGTCCGACATCAAGGCCAAAAGCTGGCTCACCGAAGCCGCCGTCCGCATGCTCCAGAACAACCTCGACGACGAGGTCGCCGAGGATCCGCAGAGCCTCGTCGTCTACGGCGGCATCGGCCGCGCCGCGCGCAACTGGGCGGCCTATGACAAGATCGTCGAAACGCTCGAGCGGCTGAACGAGGACGAGACCCTCCTCGTGCAGTCGGGCAAGCCTGTCGGCGTCTTCCGCACCCACCCCGACGCCCCGCGCGTGCTCCTCGCCAACTCCAACCTCGTGCCGAAATGGGCGACGTGGGAGCATTTCAACGAACTCGATCGCGCCGGGCTCATGATGTACGGCCAGATGACCGCGGGCAGCTGGATCTACATCGGCACCCAGGGCATCGTCCAAGGCACCTACGAGACCTTCGCCGAGATGGGCCGCCAGCATTATGGCGGCGACCTCCGGGGCAAGTGGATCCTCACCGCCGGCCTCGGCGGCATGGGCGGGGCGCAGCCGCTCGCGGCGGTGATGGCCGGCGCCCACTGCATCGCGATCGAATGCCAGGAAACCCGGATCGAGAAGCGGCTCGAGACCCGCTACCTCGACCGCCGCGCGGCCACCATCGACGAAGCTCTGGAAATCATCGGCAACGCCAGCGAACCGACCAGCGTCGGCCTCCTCGGCAACGCCGCCGAACTCATCCCCGAGATGCTCGCCCGCGGCATCCGCCCCGACGCGCTGACCGACCAGACCAGCGCCCACGACCCCGCCAACGGCTATTTGCCGATCGGCTGGACCGTCGCGAAATGGCTCGACATGCGCGAGCGCGATCCGGCCGCGGTGGCCCAGGCCGCGCGCATCGCCATGGCCCGCCATGTCGAGGCGATGCTGTCCTATCGCGCGATGGGCGTCCCGGTCTTCGACTATGGCAACAACATCCGCCAAGAGGCCAAGGACACCGGCGTCGAGCACGCCTTCGACTTCCCCGGCTTCGTCCCCGCCTACGTCCGCCCACTCTTCTGCCGCGGCATCGGCCCGTTCCGCTGGTGCGCGCTGTCGGGCGATCCCGAGGATATTTACAAGACCGACCAACGGGTGAAGGAGCTGATCCCCGACGATCCGCACCTCCACCGCTGGCTCGACATGGCGCGCGAGCGGATCGCCTTCCAGGGCCTCCCCGCGCGCATCTGCTGGGTCGGGCTCGGCCAGCGCCATCGCCTCGGCCTCGCCTTCAACGAGATGGTCCGCAACGGCGAGGTCAGCGCCCCCATCGTCATCGGCCGCGACCACCTCGACAGCGGCAGTGTCGCCAGCCCCAATCGCGAGACCGAAAGCATGCAGGACGGCAGCGACGCGGTCAGCGACTGGCCGCTCCTCAACGCCCTCCTCAACACCGCCAGCGGCGCGACCTGGGTGTCGCTCCATCACGGCGGCGGGGTCGGCATGGGCTATTCGCAGCACGCCGGCATGGTGATCGTCGCCGACGGCACCGACGCCGCCGCCCGCCGCCTCGAACGCGTCCTCTGGAACGACCCCGCCACCGGGGTCATGCGCCATGCCGACGCCGGCTACGCGATCGCGCAGGATTGCGCCCGCGAGCAGGGCCTCGACCTGCCGATGCTCTGA
- a CDS encoding arginase family protein — MTSAWPNLAELLTSAADAPVGWVGAPLSAGSVTPGRCDLAPAALRGILKRIGRYDIARAKEVGSLVHDRGEVKLDGLSIEQATGPLRAAVAESVAAHGLTLLIGGNNAVTRPGVLGLAEALGLLLDAIGLITLDAHLDMRDLFAGLGNGNPVRALREDGLPGRNIVQVGLAPFANSARMHDDALSGGHLLLTADEVHAKGGRAAAVRAIEALDHVEAIVVDCDIDVIDRAQFPGAPGARPGGISNQDFFAAARRLAAEPRVRVIDLTEWDPPLDPSDLSALTAGRWLADVLAGFEAR, encoded by the coding sequence ATGACCAGCGCCTGGCCCAACCTCGCCGAATTGCTCACCAGTGCGGCCGATGCGCCGGTCGGATGGGTCGGGGCGCCCTTGTCGGCGGGGTCGGTGACGCCCGGACGGTGCGATCTGGCGCCCGCGGCGCTGCGCGGCATCCTCAAGCGGATCGGCCGCTACGACATCGCGCGGGCGAAGGAAGTGGGGAGCCTCGTCCACGATCGCGGCGAGGTGAAGCTCGACGGGTTGAGCATCGAACAGGCGACTGGGCCACTGCGCGCGGCGGTGGCCGAGAGTGTCGCGGCGCATGGGCTGACGCTGCTGATCGGGGGCAACAATGCGGTGACCCGGCCCGGCGTGCTCGGGCTGGCCGAGGCGCTAGGGCTGCTGCTCGACGCGATCGGGCTGATCACGCTCGACGCGCATCTCGACATGCGCGACCTGTTTGCGGGACTGGGCAACGGCAATCCGGTGCGGGCGCTTCGCGAGGATGGGCTGCCGGGGCGCAACATCGTCCAGGTCGGGCTCGCCCCCTTCGCGAACAGCGCGCGGATGCACGACGATGCACTGTCGGGCGGGCACCTGCTGCTCACCGCCGACGAGGTCCACGCCAAGGGCGGGCGCGCGGCGGCGGTGCGCGCGATCGAAGCGCTCGACCACGTCGAGGCGATCGTGGTCGACTGCGACATCGACGTGATCGACCGGGCGCAATTTCCCGGCGCCCCGGGCGCGCGGCCGGGCGGGATCTCCAACCAGGACTTCTTCGCCGCCGCCCGCCGCCTCGCCGCCGAGCCGCGGGTCAGGGTCATCGACCTCACCGAATGGGACCCTCCGCTCGATCCGAGCGACCTTTCGGCGCTTACCGCCGGCCGCTGGCTGGCCGACGTACTGGCGGGATTCGAGGCGCGCTAG